The Rhinolophus sinicus isolate RSC01 linkage group LG09, ASM3656204v1, whole genome shotgun sequence genome includes a window with the following:
- the SAMD9 gene encoding sterile alpha motif domain-containing protein 9 — protein MAVQPNLPKNTDDWTKEDVNRWLESHEIDQKHREILTAQDVTGKILKLLTKSHLVDMGITHGPAIQIEHLFKELQKTSSEDPVQACKRKTDSKNVPKTLTSIQEANEEASKQKQKNKRKSDMANASTMSTVTKDSKSLKNESMEDEIDDAKEKQPSTELTCVSYPFDEFSDPYRYKLNFCLQPETGPLNLIDPIHEFKAYTDTKTEEDAKMKFSNEVFRFASACMNSRTNGTIHLGVKDKPHGKIVGVELTHVTKEALIDHFNKMIYKYFEDHQVQKAKNCIREPRFVEVLLPNSIPSDRFVIEVDVIPKYSECEDDYFQIKMQNYNKKWEQGSKFSVFVRNGASSTDIMKKSTDFKEFKLNLKTLAQSRKEAEEKCRVKTKKKESEGPKLIKLLTGNQDLLDNSYYEWYILVTNKCHPNQIKHLDFLKEIKWFAVLEFDPESVSKGVVNVYKESRVANLHLPSQYLDGTTTPYEKISSLNLYQQPSWIFCNGRLDLDSEKYKPLDPSSWQREKASEVRKLISFLTHEDIMPRGKFLVVFLLLSSVDDPRDPLIETFCAFYQDLKGMENILCICVNSHICQGWKDLLEARLTKQQDELSGQCISALSLEEINGTILKVKSVTKSLKRFLPSIGSSTVLLKREEDTMTALEILCENECEGTLLEKDKDKFREFIASKEEDFYRGGKVSWWNFYFSSENYSSPFVKREKYKILEEKIQNWGDSCKPTCVKIFHLYHHPGCGGTTLAMHILWELRKKFRCAVLKNKTTDFSDIGKQVTDLITYGTTNHQEYLPVLLLVDDFEEQDNVYLLQASIQTAVANKYIRYEKTLVIILNCVRSQNPKKCAKTSDGVALIQQLSDNDQRAFELKLKEIEEQHKNFKDFYSFMIMKSNFDKKYIENVVRNILKGQNISTKEAKLFSFLALLNSYVPDTTISLSQCENFLGIANKKAFWGTEKFEDKMGTYSTTILIKTEVLECGTYKGVRIIHRLIAMRSLEELKTSYHLDKSQIMLDMLKENLFYDSGMGRSKFVQDMQTLLLTRQRNEHEGETGTWFSPFIEALLKDEGNLAVETVLLEGIHRFHSNAFICQALARHFYIKKKDFTSALSWANKAKKIEPSNSYISDTLGQVYKSKIRWWLEGNGRNRNISVDDLTDLLDLAVHASNAFKESQQQSEDREDEATERFYQKSKRRYDTYNIAGYQGEIEVGFYAIQILQLIPFFDNQNELSKRDMINFISGTSDIPGDSNNEFKLALKSFIPYLTNLQFSLKKSFDFFDDYFVLLKPRNNIKQNEESKTRRKVATYFKKYADIFGPLEESQNSDLRSKLSLPLQAELYWRSLAVLKADKFSGLLEYLIKSQEDAVSTMEDIVSKYTFLFEQCTVRIQTKDKQNFILANIILYCIKPTSKIVKPIKKLKDHLREVLQQVGLTYRFSEPYFLASLLFWPESQQLNQDSKQMEKYAQSLQISFRGQYKHMYRTKQPTAYFFLGKSNNMNRLVHKGKIDQCFKKTYDINSWWQSGEVWKEEKVKELLLRLKGRAENNCLYIEYGINEKITIPITPAFFGQLRSGRSIEKVSFYLGFSIGGPLAYDIQVT, from the coding sequence ATGGCAGTGCAACCGAACCTGCCAAAAAACACAGATGACTGGACAAAAGAGGATGTAAATCGGTGGTTAGAAAGTCATGAAATTGACCAAAAGCACAGGGAAATCTTGACTGCACAAGATGTGACTGGAAAAATCTTGAAGTTGTTAACTAAAAGTCACCTCGTTGATATGGGCATAACACATGGACCAGCTATCCAAATAGAACATCTATTCAAAGAATTGCAGAAAACATCTTCTGAAGATCCTGTTCAGGCCTGTAAGAGGAAAACAGACAGTAAAAATGTTCCGAAAACCCTAACTTCGATTCAGGAGGCAAATGAAGAAGcttcaaagcaaaaacaaaagaataaacgGAAATCAGATATGGCTAATGCCTCTACAATGAGTACAGTTACTAAAGATTCTAAGTCACTAAAAAATGAGTCCATGGAAGATGAAATAGATGATGCAAAGGAAAAGCAGCCATCCACAGAACTGACATGTGTATCATACCCTTTTGATGAATTCAGTGATCCGTATCGTTACAAACTGAATTTTTGTCTGCAGCCTGAAACAGGACCACTCAATCTCATCGATCCAATACATGAATTCAAAGCCTACACAGATACAAAAACAGAAGAGGATGCTAAGATGAAATTTAGCAATGAAGTTTTCCGATTTGCCTCAGCTTGTATGAATTCACGGACCAATGGTACCATTCATCTTGGAGTCAAAGACAAACCCCATGGAAAGATTGTTGGTGTGGAACTCACCCATGTCACCAAGGAAGCCCTCATTGATCACTTCAATAAGATGATCTACAAGTATTTTGAAGACCATCAGGTCCAGAAAGCAAAAAATTGCATTCGGGAGCCACGATTTGTAGAAGTTTTACTTCCAAACAGTATTCCATCTGACAGATTTGTTATTGAAGTGGATGTCATTCCAAAATACTCTGAATGTGAAGATGATTATTTCcagattaaaatgcaaaattacaacaaaaaatgGGAACAAGGATCAAAATTCTCAGTCTTTGTCCGGAATGGAGCCAGTTCTACAGACATCATGAAAAAAAGTACagatttcaaagaatttaaattaaatttaaaaacacttgcACAGTCgagaaaagaagcagaagaaaaatgcagagtaaaaacaaagaaaaaagagagtgaGGGACCAAAACTTATTAAATTGTTGACAGGAAATCAGGATTTGTTAGATAATTCATACTATGAATGGTACATTCTTGTAACAAATAAATGTCAcccaaatcaaataaaacatttagatttCCTAAAGGAAATTAAATGGTTTGCTGTGTTGGAGTTTGACCCTGAATCGGTGAGCAAGGGGGTAGTCAATGTTTACAAAGAAAGCCGAGTAGCAAACCTTCACTTGCCAAGTCAGTATCTGGACGGGACAACCACACCATATGAGAAGATTTCTAGTCTGAATCTTTATCAACAACCCAGCTGGATTTTCTGCAATGGCAGGTTAGACCTTGACAGTGAAAAATATAAACCCTTAGATCCAAGTTCCTGGCAAAGAGAAAAAGCATCTGAAGTCAGgaaattgatttcatttcttaCACATGAAGACATAATGCCAAGAGGGAAGTTTTTAGTGGTATTTCTATTACTCTCCTCCGTGGATGACCCAAGAGACCCCCTCATCGAGACCTTCTGTGCTTTCTACCAAGATCtcaaaggaatggaaaatataTTATGCATTTGTGTTAACTCACACATATGTCAGGGATGGAAAGATCTACTTGAAGCAAGATTAACAAAACAACAAGATGAATTATCAGGCCAATGTATTTCTGCTTTAAGTCTTGAAGAGATAAATGGCACCATTCTTAAAGTAAAATCTGTGACTAAATCTTTAAAGAGATTTTTGCCATCTATTGGTTCATCTACTGTCCTTCTGAAAAGGGAAGAAGATACTATGACTGCTCTGGAAATTCTTTGTGAAAATGAATGTGAAGGTACACTCTTAGAGAAGGACAAAGATAAATTTCGTGAATTCATAGCATCCAAAGAGGAAGACTTCTATCGAGGTGGTAAAGTATCCTGGTGGAACTTCtacttttcttctgaaaactATTCTTCGCCTTTTgtcaaaagggaaaaatacaaaattcttgAAGAAAAGATTCAAAACTGGGGAGATTCTTGTAAGCCAACATGTGTCAAAATTTTTCATCTGTATCATCATCCAGGCTGTGGTGGGACTACCTTGGCTATGCATATTCTCTGGGAACTAAGGAAGAAATTCAGATGTGCTGTGCTGAAAAATAAGACAACGGATTTTTCTGACATTGGAAAACAAGTGACTGATTTAATCACCTATGGGACAACAAACCATCAGGAATATTTACCTGTACTGCTTCTTGTTGATGATTTTGAAGAACAAGATAATGTCTATCTTCTGCAGGCCTCTATTCAAACAGCTGTAGCTAATAAGTATATTCGATATGAGAAAACTCTAGTGATCATCCTAAATTGTGTAAGATCACAGAATCCTAAAAAATGTGCAAAGACCTCAGACGGTGTTGCCCTAATACAACAACTATCTGACAACGATCAGAGAGCTTTTGAGCTTaaactgaaagaaattgaagagcaacataaaaactttaaagatttttattctttcatgatcatgaaaagcaattttgataaaaaatacatagaaaatgtgGTCAGAAATATCCTGAAAGGACAAAATATTTCCACCAAGGAAGCAAAgctcttttcttttctggctCTTCTTAATTCATATGTACCTGATACCACCATTTCCCTATCACAGTGCGAAAATTTCTTAGGAATTGCAAATAAGAAGGCTTTCTGGGGAACAGAAAAATTTGAAGACAAGATGGGCACCTACTCTACAACAATTCTGATAAAAACAGAGGTGCTGGAATGTGGGACCTACAAGGGAGTGCGCATCATTCACCGTCTGATTGCTATGCGCTCACTGGAAGAATTGAAGACAAGCTATCATTTGGATAAAAGTCAAATTATGCTGGATATGCTCAAAGAAAATTTGTTCTATGATAGTGGTATGGGAAGAAGCAAATTTGTCCAAGATATGCAGACACTGCTGCTCACAAGGCAGCGCAATGAACATGAAGGTGAAACAGGAACTTGGTTTTCCCCATTCATTGAAGCCTTACTGAAAGATGAAGGGAACCTGGCAGTTGAAACAGTATTGCTTGAAGGTATTCATCGGTTCCACTCAAATGCATTCATTTGCCAAGCCTTAGCAAGACatttctacattaaaaagaaGGACTTTACCAGCGCCCTATCTTGggcaaataaagcaaaaaagataGAACCTAGCAATTCTTACATCTCAGATACACTGGGTCAAGTctacaaaagtaaaataagatggtGGCTAGAGGGTAATGGAAGAAACAGGAACATTTCAGTTGATGATTTAACTGATCTTTTGGATTTAGCAGTACATGCCTCAAATGCATTCAAAGAATCTCAACAGCAAAGTGAAGATAGGGAGGATGAAGCAACGGAAAGGTTTTATCAGAAGTCAAAAAGGCGGTATGATACTTACAATATTGCTGGTTATCAAGGGGAGATAGAAGTTGGGTTCTACGCGATACAGATTCTCCAGCTCATTCCTTTTTTTGACAATCAAAATGAACTATCTAAAAGAGATATGATCAATTTTATATCAGGAACTAGTGATATTCCTGGGGATtcaaataatgaatttaaattggCCCTCAAAAGCTTTATTCCTTATCTAACTAATTtgcaattttctttgaaaaagtcctttgatttttttgatgattattttgttcttctaaAACCCAGGAACAACATTAAGCAAAATGAAGAGTCCAAAACTCGGAGAAAGGTGGCTACATATTTTAAGAAGTATGCAGATATATTTGGCCCCTTAGAGGAATCACAAAACAGTGATCTCAGATCAAAGCTTAGCTTGCCACTTCAAGCAGAGCTGTATTGGAGAAGCTTAGCAGTTTTAAAAGCAGACAAGTTTTCTGGGCTCTTGGAATATCTTATCAAAAGTCAAGAAGATGCTGTTAGCACCATGGAAGATATAGTGAGCAAATATACTTTTCTCTTTGAACAATGCACTGTCAGAATCCAGACAAAGGACAAGCAAAATTTCATCTTGGCCAACATCATTCTCTACTGTATTAAACCTACCTCCAAAATAGTGAAGccaattaaaaaactgaaagatcATCTTCGAGAAGTCTTACAACAAGTGGGACTGACTTATCGATTTTCAGAACCTTATTTCCTAGCTTCCCTCTTATTCTGGCCAGAAAGCCAACAACTAAATCAAGAttctaaacaaatggaaaagtaTGCTCAGTCGCTGCAAATTTCTTTCAGGGGGcaatataaacatatgtatcgTACAAAGCAGCCAACTGCATATTTCTTTCTCGGGAAAAGTAACAATATGAACAGACTTGTTCACAAGGGGAAAATTGATCAATGCTTCAAAAAGACATACGACATTAATTCCTGGTGGCAGAGTGGAGAGgtatggaaagaagaaaaagtcaaagAACTTTTGCTGCGTTTAAAGGGACGAgctgaaaataattgtttatacATAGAATATGGAATCAACGAAAAAATCACAATCCCCATCACACCTGCTTTCTTCGGTCAACTAAGAAGTGGCAGAAGCATAGAAAAGGTGTCTTTTTACCTGGGATTTTCTATTGGAGGCCCACTTGCTTATGACATTCAAGTGACTTAG